In Ipomoea triloba cultivar NCNSP0323 chromosome 7, ASM357664v1, a single genomic region encodes these proteins:
- the LOC116024552 gene encoding protein no-on-transient A-like, giving the protein MKSMLLFLILLHTVTPSQVPCDAQNEGYTEKRSDDKVKNEKLVAINRRGAGGGGGGHGGGGGHGGGHISGSHGRGFGGYGRGDDKTPETHGGSASMIPFYAAAGAHHHNRNSNKGSPKKAGFIVNCCCLYMVLAYCNFFSLIHHML; this is encoded by the exons ATGAAGAGCATGCTATTGTTCTTGATTCTTCTTCACACTGTAACTCCCTCCCAGGTTCCAT GTGATGCTCAAAATGAAGGATACACCGAGAAACGAAGCGACGATAAGGTAAAGAATGAGAAATTAGTGGCAATTAATAGACGCGGTGCcggtggcggcggcggtgggCACGGTGGAGGTGGTGGTCACGGCGGCGGGCACATTAGTGGTAGTCACGGGCGTGGATTCGGTGGGTATGGGCGCGGTGACGACAAGACGCCTGAAACTCACGGCGGCAGCGCCTCCATGATCCCATTTTACGCGGCTGCTGGAGCTCACCATCATAATCGTAATAGTAACAAAGGCAGCCCTAAGAAAGCCGGTTTTATCGTCAATTGTTGTTGTTTATATATGGTTCTTGCTTATTGCAATTTTTTCAGTTTGATCCATCATATGttgtaa